Proteins co-encoded in one Rhodospirillales bacterium genomic window:
- the moaA gene encoding GTP 3',8-cyclase MoaA, with amino-acid sequence MSNLKKCTQGPPMIDPFGRSISYLRVSVTDRCDFRCQYCMAEDMTFLPKSEVLSLEELNRLCTTFVDLGVRKLRITGGEPLVRKNVITLFENLGRHLQSGALDELTLTTNGSQLSRFARPLAEIGVRRINVSLDTLNPEKFRALTRWGDINKVLAGIDAALEAGLKVKINTVALKGINDDELDHLVQWCGDRKCDMTLIETMPLGEISEDRTNNYLPLSVARTELEKNWTLNDTEFRTGGPSRYVQVEETGQLLGFITPLTHNFCEGCNRVRVTCTGTLYMCLGQEDAADLRTPLRASDDNGLLVETIHDAIARKPKGHDFVIDRRNSRPALSRHMSVTGG; translated from the coding sequence GCACCCAAGGACCCCCCATGATAGATCCATTTGGACGTTCCATAAGTTATTTACGCGTTTCGGTTACAGACCGATGTGATTTTCGCTGCCAGTACTGCATGGCAGAGGACATGACTTTTTTGCCAAAATCAGAAGTTTTAAGTTTGGAAGAGCTAAACCGGCTCTGCACAACCTTTGTTGATCTTGGCGTCCGAAAGCTTCGCATCACCGGGGGGGAACCTCTGGTCCGTAAAAATGTCATCACCTTGTTTGAAAATCTTGGGCGACACCTTCAATCGGGCGCCCTGGATGAGCTAACCCTTACAACCAATGGCTCCCAACTTTCTCGTTTTGCGCGTCCTCTTGCCGAGATCGGGGTACGCCGTATCAATGTTTCTCTAGATACGCTTAATCCAGAGAAATTTCGGGCCCTGACCCGCTGGGGGGATATCAACAAGGTGCTGGCAGGAATTGATGCCGCCCTCGAAGCTGGCCTCAAAGTCAAAATCAATACAGTTGCCCTTAAAGGGATCAATGATGATGAACTGGATCATTTGGTCCAATGGTGTGGAGATCGCAAATGCGACATGACCCTGATCGAGACCATGCCTCTGGGTGAGATATCAGAAGATCGCACCAATAACTACTTGCCACTTTCTGTCGCCAGAACAGAACTTGAGAAAAACTGGACCCTGAATGACACAGAGTTTCGGACAGGCGGGCCATCGCGTTATGTACAGGTCGAAGAAACGGGTCAATTGCTCGGCTTCATAACCCCGCTTACCCATAATTTTTGTGAGGGGTGTAACCGGGTTCGGGTTACCTGCACGGGCACGCTCTATATGTGCCTTGGCCAGGAAGATGCCGCCGACCTTCGCACGCCACTTCGGGCGAGCGATGACAATGGGCTTCTTGTCGAAACCATCCACGATGCCATTGCAAGAAAACCCAAAGGCCATGATTTCGTTATAGATAGACGGAACAGTCGCCCAGCACTTTCCCGCCATATGAGTGTCACTGGCGGTTAA